The following coding sequences are from one Epinephelus moara isolate mb chromosome 7, YSFRI_EMoa_1.0, whole genome shotgun sequence window:
- the zgc:172182 gene encoding coiled-coil domain-containing protein 89 produces NTELEARVTNCQKELDDERKKAELLEKRFMDLAANNQAIIAFMDEYKNQNAQLKLENEQLQSENDTLFSQNLQDKEMFVQKLMQDIKQLTEKYTNKEKEYREKLAGCQSKFLEQTTQHQAKNTLLLNQLHEAQQQQKDAAEMCNDLKLKLQRAEEEHALKETNMRESISSLIQEKDKLLCLSMERGKVIQEKQEEIQQLEMKWKKDKKARAKAEDRFEKEAEAVNADVKVKSLQSALDESTTKYGKLKKDFEAFKEHSTNLLIQERELNKKLRHMIG; encoded by the exons AATACGGAGCTAGAGGCCCGAGTAACAAACTGCCAGAAAGAACTGGACgacgaaagaaagaaagcagagCTATTGGAGAAGAGATTTATGGATTTAGCTGCCAACAATCAAGCAATTATTGCTTTCATGGACGAGTACAAAAATCAGAATGCCCAGTTAAAGCTGGAAAACGAACAGCTGCAGTCAGAAAATGACACGCTCTTCTCCCAAAATTTACAAGATAAAGAAATGTTTGTTCAAAAACTGATGCAAGACATCAAACAGCTGACAGAGAAATACACAAACAAGGAAAAGGAATATCG GGAGAAATTAGCTGGATGCCAGTCAAAATTCCTGGAACAAACAACCCAGCATCAAGCCAAGAACACATTGCTACTTAATCAATTGCATGAagctcaacaacaacaaaaagatgctGCAGAGATGTGCAACG ACCTTAAGTTGAAGCTACAAAgggctgaagaagagcatgctTTGAAGGAAACCAACATGCGAGAAAGCATTTCAAGCCTCATCCAGGAGAAGGACAAATTATTGTGTCTGTCTATGGAAAGAGGGAAAGTAATACAG GAGAAACAAGAGGAAATCCAGCAACTGGagatgaaatggaaaaaagacaaaaaagcccGGGCTAAAGCAGAGGACAG GTTTGAAAAGGAAGCAGAAGCTGTCAATGCAGACGTCAAGGTGAAGTCTCTCCAGTCTGCTCTTGATGAATCCACAACAAAATATGGGAAGCTGAAAAAG GATTTTGAAGCCTTCAAAGAACACAGCACCAACCTCCTTATTCAAGAAAGGGAGTTAAATAAGAAGCTTCGACACATGATTGGCTAA